The following are encoded together in the Acidicapsa ligni genome:
- a CDS encoding c-type cytochrome, producing MMRIFLGIIIGILLLPAVAFVWFHHGHPPVAASDDALPFERQLAEIALHNRIDREIPRTVPIEPNEANFIAGAHIYREQCAFCHGVSSTPSAAGGHMFPDAPPLWEKHHGEVVGVSDDPAGETYWKVSNGIRLSGMPAYKGVLSETQMWQVSVLLANADKPLPPEAITLLKEPLNFTPGQPVNQPGNQSSAVK from the coding sequence ATGATGCGAATTTTCCTGGGAATTATCATCGGAATCCTGCTTCTTCCCGCAGTGGCATTTGTCTGGTTCCATCACGGCCATCCCCCGGTTGCGGCAAGCGATGACGCGCTGCCCTTTGAACGGCAACTCGCCGAAATTGCCCTCCACAATCGGATCGACAGAGAGATACCCCGCACAGTGCCGATCGAGCCGAACGAAGCAAATTTCATCGCCGGAGCCCATATCTACCGCGAGCAATGCGCCTTCTGTCACGGAGTCTCCAGCACCCCCTCCGCAGCCGGCGGACACATGTTTCCCGACGCGCCCCCGCTTTGGGAAAAGCATCATGGCGAAGTCGTAGGCGTGAGCGACGACCCGGCCGGAGAAACCTATTGGAAAGTCTCCAATGGCATTCGCCTCTCCGGGATGCCTGCCTACAAAGGCGTCCTGTCCGAAACGCAGATGTGGCAGGTCAGCGTGCTGCTCGCCAATGCCGACAAGCCTCTGCCTCCCGAAGCAATAACCTTGCTGAAGGAGCCTCTGAACTTC
- a CDS encoding fumarate hydratase, translating to MTVIRQEDFIASVAGALQYISYYHPVHYITSLAAAYEKEQSHAAKDAMAQILINSRMCAEGHRPICQDTGIVNVFLKVGMDVRFDSELDLQAMCDEGVRRAYLDPDNKLRGSILADPAGARKNTRDNTPSVVNVELVRGNTVDITVAAKGGGSEAKSKFVMLNPSDSVVEWVLKTVPTMGAGWCPPGMLGIGIGGTAEKAMLLAKRSLMDDIDIQQLIARGPKNRAEELRIELYDKVNRLGIGAQGLGGLTTVLDVKVLDSPCHAANLPVAMIPNCAATRHAHFVLDGSGPVYLDPPSLEDWPRLTYDVSKARPVNLNTVTRAEAESWKPGEVLLLSGKLLTGRDAAHKRMTDILNRGEKLPVDFKDRFIYYVGPVDPVREEVVGPAGPTTATRMDKFTRQMLAETGLLGMVGKAERGPTAIEAIREFGAVYLMAVGGAAYLVSKAIRGSKLLAFEDLGMEAIYEFDVENMPVTVAVDSKGTSVHNTGPAEWQQRIAGVPILQ from the coding sequence ATGACGGTCATTCGGCAGGAAGATTTTATTGCGAGTGTTGCAGGCGCATTGCAGTACATCAGCTACTACCATCCAGTACACTACATCACCAGCCTCGCCGCTGCCTATGAAAAGGAGCAATCTCACGCGGCCAAGGATGCGATGGCGCAGATCCTGATCAACAGCCGCATGTGCGCCGAAGGTCATCGGCCCATCTGCCAGGACACAGGCATCGTGAATGTCTTCCTCAAGGTCGGGATGGACGTACGCTTCGATTCAGAACTCGATCTACAGGCCATGTGTGACGAAGGCGTCCGGCGGGCCTATCTCGATCCAGATAACAAGCTGCGCGGCTCCATTCTGGCCGATCCTGCGGGAGCCCGCAAGAACACCAGAGACAACACCCCGAGCGTCGTAAATGTTGAACTGGTGCGCGGCAACACGGTCGATATAACCGTAGCAGCCAAAGGCGGCGGCTCCGAGGCCAAGAGCAAATTCGTCATGCTCAATCCGTCCGACTCTGTCGTTGAATGGGTGCTTAAGACTGTCCCCACAATGGGCGCAGGCTGGTGCCCGCCAGGCATGCTGGGTATCGGCATCGGCGGCACTGCGGAGAAGGCAATGCTGCTCGCCAAGCGATCTCTGATGGATGACATCGACATACAACAGCTCATCGCGCGTGGCCCCAAAAACCGTGCCGAAGAACTGCGCATCGAGTTGTATGACAAGGTAAACCGTCTCGGCATCGGTGCCCAGGGTCTGGGCGGTCTAACTACCGTTCTCGACGTGAAAGTGCTGGATTCCCCCTGCCACGCCGCCAATCTGCCTGTAGCCATGATTCCCAACTGCGCGGCAACCCGCCACGCACACTTCGTACTCGATGGCTCCGGTCCCGTGTATCTCGATCCACCGTCTCTCGAGGACTGGCCCAGGCTGACTTACGATGTCTCCAAAGCGCGCCCGGTAAACCTCAACACGGTGACTCGCGCCGAAGCTGAGTCATGGAAGCCCGGCGAAGTACTCCTCCTCAGCGGCAAGCTGCTCACAGGACGCGACGCCGCGCATAAACGCATGACCGACATCCTCAATCGCGGTGAAAAACTGCCCGTCGACTTCAAGGACCGTTTCATCTACTACGTAGGCCCGGTAGATCCCGTCCGCGAAGAAGTCGTTGGCCCGGCTGGCCCAACCACCGCCACGCGCATGGACAAGTTCACCCGCCAGATGCTCGCCGAAACCGGTCTGCTGGGCATGGTTGGCAAGGCCGAGCGCGGCCCGACAGCCATTGAAGCTATTCGCGAATTCGGAGCCGTCTATCTCATGGCTGTAGGCGGCGCAGCCTACCTGGTGTCAAAGGCGATTCGCGGCTCAAAATTACTGGCCTTTGAAGACCTGGGCATGGAAGCAATCTACGAATTCGACGTAGAAAATATGCCTGTCACCGTCGCCGTCGATTCCAAAGGAACAAGCGTTCACAACACTGGCCCAGCCGAGTGGCAACAGCGAATTGCCGGAGTTCCCATCCTGCAATAA